A section of the Larus michahellis chromosome 1, bLarMic1.1, whole genome shotgun sequence genome encodes:
- the TMEM19 gene encoding transmembrane protein 19 isoform X1: MRGAAAGRDGGGGGPWVQVFSLWFPMSYQQEDFFKDYIKMMANIIVLNLIICISLAFWIVSMTANTYYGTLRPISPWRWLFSVLVPLIIATQGLKKKSLDHSGALGGLVVGFILTVANYSFFTSLFVFFVTSSKLTKWKKDIKKQIDSEYKEGGQRNWVQVFCNGGVPTELAVLYMIENGPGEIPIDFSKQYTASWMCLSLLGALACSAGDTWASEIGSVMSKSKPRLITTWEKVPVGTNGAVSFVGLLSSLLGGMAVGIAYFITQLIFVTDLEISAPQWPIIVFGAAAGLLGSIVDSYLGATMQYSGFDQNIGMVVSYQTKNSKHISGKPILDNNTVNLFSSIIIALVLPSMSWFFWPRR, encoded by the exons atgcgcggagcggcggcggggcgggatggtggcggcggcgggccgtGGGTGCAG GTGTTCTCCCTCTGGTTTCCTATGTCCTATCAGCAGGAGGATTTCTTCAAAGACTACATCAAGATGATGGCGAATATTATCGTCCTGAATTTGATCATTTGTATTTCTCTGGCGTTCTGGATCGTGTCCATGACGGCAAATACGTACTACG GTACTTTACGACCCATTTCTCCATGGCGCTGGCTTTTTTCAGTCTTGGTTCCACTCATAATTGCTACACAGGGTTTAAAGAAGAAGAGTCTTGATCACAGTGGTGCATTGGGAG gaCTGGTGGTTGGATTTATCCTTACAGTTGCAAATTACAGTTTCTTCACttctttgtttgtattttttgttaCTTCTTCAAAACTTactaaatggaaaaaagataTAAAGAAGCAAATAGATTCAGAATACAAAGAAG GTGGACAGAGGAATTGGGTGCAAGTATTCTGTAATGGTGGTGTTCCTACTGAGCTGGCTGTCTTATATATGATAGAAAACGGACCAGGTGAAATTCCTATCGACTTTTCAAAGCAATACACAGCATCATGGATGTGCTTATCGCTTTTGGGAGCTTTGGCATGCTCTGCTGGTGATACATGGGCTTCAGAGATTGGTAGTGTTATGAGTAAAAGCAAGCCAAGGTTGATAACAACCTGGGAAAAGGTTCCAGTAG GTACTAACGGAGCAGTTAGTTTCGTGGGCCTGCTTTCAAGTTTGCTTGGGGGCATGGCAGTAGGTATAGCCTACTTCATAACACAGCTCATTTTCGTGACTGATCTGGAAATATCTGCTCCACAATGGCCCATTATTGTGTTTGGTGCAGCAGCTGGACTTCTAGGATCAATTGTTGATTCATATTTGGGAGCTACGATGCAATACAGCG GTTTTGACCAGAATATTGGCATGGTTGTCAGctaccaaacaaaaaactccaagCACATATCTGGAAAACCTATATTAGACAACAACACagtaaatcttttttcttctataataATAGCTTTGGTGCTTCCAAGCATGTCATGGTTTTTCTGGCCCAGGCGTTGA
- the TMEM19 gene encoding transmembrane protein 19 isoform X2, whose amino-acid sequence MSYQQEDFFKDYIKMMANIIVLNLIICISLAFWIVSMTANTYYGTLRPISPWRWLFSVLVPLIIATQGLKKKSLDHSGALGGLVVGFILTVANYSFFTSLFVFFVTSSKLTKWKKDIKKQIDSEYKEGGQRNWVQVFCNGGVPTELAVLYMIENGPGEIPIDFSKQYTASWMCLSLLGALACSAGDTWASEIGSVMSKSKPRLITTWEKVPVGTNGAVSFVGLLSSLLGGMAVGIAYFITQLIFVTDLEISAPQWPIIVFGAAAGLLGSIVDSYLGATMQYSGFDQNIGMVVSYQTKNSKHISGKPILDNNTVNLFSSIIIALVLPSMSWFFWPRR is encoded by the exons ATGTCCTATCAGCAGGAGGATTTCTTCAAAGACTACATCAAGATGATGGCGAATATTATCGTCCTGAATTTGATCATTTGTATTTCTCTGGCGTTCTGGATCGTGTCCATGACGGCAAATACGTACTACG GTACTTTACGACCCATTTCTCCATGGCGCTGGCTTTTTTCAGTCTTGGTTCCACTCATAATTGCTACACAGGGTTTAAAGAAGAAGAGTCTTGATCACAGTGGTGCATTGGGAG gaCTGGTGGTTGGATTTATCCTTACAGTTGCAAATTACAGTTTCTTCACttctttgtttgtattttttgttaCTTCTTCAAAACTTactaaatggaaaaaagataTAAAGAAGCAAATAGATTCAGAATACAAAGAAG GTGGACAGAGGAATTGGGTGCAAGTATTCTGTAATGGTGGTGTTCCTACTGAGCTGGCTGTCTTATATATGATAGAAAACGGACCAGGTGAAATTCCTATCGACTTTTCAAAGCAATACACAGCATCATGGATGTGCTTATCGCTTTTGGGAGCTTTGGCATGCTCTGCTGGTGATACATGGGCTTCAGAGATTGGTAGTGTTATGAGTAAAAGCAAGCCAAGGTTGATAACAACCTGGGAAAAGGTTCCAGTAG GTACTAACGGAGCAGTTAGTTTCGTGGGCCTGCTTTCAAGTTTGCTTGGGGGCATGGCAGTAGGTATAGCCTACTTCATAACACAGCTCATTTTCGTGACTGATCTGGAAATATCTGCTCCACAATGGCCCATTATTGTGTTTGGTGCAGCAGCTGGACTTCTAGGATCAATTGTTGATTCATATTTGGGAGCTACGATGCAATACAGCG GTTTTGACCAGAATATTGGCATGGTTGTCAGctaccaaacaaaaaactccaagCACATATCTGGAAAACCTATATTAGACAACAACACagtaaatcttttttcttctataataATAGCTTTGGTGCTTCCAAGCATGTCATGGTTTTTCTGGCCCAGGCGTTGA